The genomic interval GTTCTGGAGTTACCTCAACAGACCCTGATAGAGGCGCATCTCGACAAGTCGAATAAAAAGAGATTCATGCCATGACGGGTAATTCTGTGCTCTGCGATATGCGGGCGAGGGGGCCGGCCATGAAGGTCATATCCCTGCCACGCGGCAGGCATCAGTTGCACACCATGCCGACCAATGCCGGCTATGACCGGGTACAGGACTGCACCTACTGCTGGGATGGCCGTCGACGTGGCAACACGCCTTTCGCCATCGTGCAGCATACCCTGGCGGGGGAGGGCAACCTGCGCTTCGAGGGGCGTCACCATCGACTGCGCGCCGGCGACACCATGCTGGTGCTGGTCCCGCACGACCATTGTTACTGGCTGGAGACCGGGGGTTCCTGGGAGTTCTTCTGGATCGCCATGTACGGCAAGGAAGCTCTCCGCCTGCAACGGGCCTTGCTGGACGAGCGTGGTCCGGTATTGCGCCTGAGCGACAAGACCATCGAATGCCTGGCCGAAAACGTCGATGCCCTGATCCGTTCGCCGGAGCTGACCGCCGGCCGGGCGTCGGCCCTGGCCTACGAGTCGCTCATGGCGCTGCACGACGACCTGCTTGTGCAGGATGTCGCCTTGGATGCGACGCGAACGGGGGTGATCGCCTCCATCCAGAATCACATCCATGCCTGCCTGCGTTGCAAGCCCGATACCCTATCCCCGCAGACGGAGGACGACGAACTGGATGTGGCGAGCCTGGCCCAGTTGGCCGGTCTGAGCCGTTCCCATTTTTCCCGGTTGTTCACCCGCACGGTGGGCATGTCCCCGGCGCAATATGTCCTGAATGAACGCATGAAACGCGCGGCCCACCTGCTCGAAGCGACCGACTTGTCGGTCAAGGCCATTGCGCTGTCGGTGGGCATCCACGATCCGAACTACTTTTCGAAGCTGTTCCGCCACGCCTTCTCCCTGTCCCCCAGCGAGTTCCGCCTCAGCGGCCTGTACGTGAACAGCCGGGGCCGCCTCTGAGCCGGGCGCCCCGTCGGCAGTGATCTTGCCCTGCACTCTTGGACACAGGGCAATCGCATGAACGTGGAGCGAATTCATTCGCGACCCGCGCCATGGGTGCGGCAAATCGTTGAACCTCTACGCCCCACAGGCGGGGCGGTCGCGGATGAATCCGCTCCTGCAGGGGCGTATGCATGCCGACATTTCGCTTCATGCGATTGCCCTGCCTTTTCACAGCCGCCCGGCGACCCCAGCGTCATCGATCCAACTCGATCACGACCTTGTGCTGGCTGATCGCCCAGACGGCTGGCGAGCCGTCTGGATTGCTGTCCGTGCGGCGGACGGAAAAATAGCGAACAAATGAATGTTCAATTTGATGCCACCGCCCCAGTAAGAAAGCTCGCTGCCAAGGACCCTATTTCCACCAGTACTCCACCTGCACGCCGAAGTTGCTGCCGTGGCGGTCGGTACCGAAGGCGCCGGTCTCGGACAGCGCGGAATCGGGGTTCATTTCGGTGGCCGCGCGCTGCGCCGCCTCGTTCCAGGTGGCGTAGGTGTAGTAGACGCGCAGCTCCGGCCGCGCCCAGAAGCCCGGACCGCCCGGCGACCAGGTCGGCGCGATGCTGAACTTGGTCAGCTTGCGGGTGCCGTCGGTCGCCTTGATCTGGTCGTGGCCGATCTCGGCGCTCAGCTTGAACGTCTCGGTGAAGGCGTAGACCGGCCGCACGCCGAACGACAGCCAGCGCGAGTTGTCGCCATCGGGTCGGACGTCCTTCTGGTAGACCACCTGGAACTGGCCGCCGAAGCGCTCCGTGGTTTGCCAGTCGAAGTACTCGACCAGACGCCAGCTCTTGTTCTCCTTGTCCAGGTTAGAATCTCCGGTGTAGCCCAGGCCCGTGCCCGGCCCCTCGCCGTATTGCAGGGCGAAGGTGTTGTAGTTGCCGCCGAGAAAGCCTTCCTGCTTGTGCTGCACGGCCACCGACCAGCCGCTGTGTTTGTCGCTACCGCCTGCCTCCTGCAGATAACTGACCCCCAACTGCACCTCGCCACCCGGGTTGGTCTTGAAGCCGTCGACGTTGAAATCATGACGGGTAACGTAGGGGTCTTGGTTCTGGTTGTCCTTGCGCGAGAAGACGTAGCTGTAGCGCAGGTCGCCGATCGGCACTTCGTCGAAACCGAAACCGGTGGCGCTCTGGTTCCAGTAGTAGAGGTCGGTCATGTGGATGTCGTTCCGCTTGTAGTAGCGGCGCCCGACCCAGAAGTTGCCGCCGTTGAGCACCGCGGCGTTCTTCCATTCGACGAACATCTGCTGGATCCGCGAGAAGCCACCGCCATGCTCGTTGGAGTCCTTGAACTTCGGCTTGTGCCCGATGGGGTTGTAGAAGCCGCCCATGACCATGCCGGAGAGCGTCGACCCATCGGCAAGGGCGATATCGTGGTCCCAGGCCAGTTCGCTCCACTGCTCGCACTCGTTGCCGAGCCGGTATTTCGTGGGCGCGCCGGGCAACTGGAAGCAGGATTGCGTACCGCCTTTGCTGTTGCCGCCAATCCCGAGGCGGTAATAGCCGCTGAAATTGACCGCCTGGGCCGTCAAGGGCAACACAAAAAAGGCGCACAAGGGGAAAAGTGCCTTTTTCACGGTAATTCTTTTCATATCCGCTCCGATTCTTGTTGTTTTCTGGTCGGTAAAGCCCTGTACCCAGGGCTGTCGCCGGTTACCGCCAGGAATTCGCACTCGTCCAGACAGCGCTGTCTTCGCAGCCGTCATGGCACGCACAGGCTCCAGCAGGGCTATCCGGTCGTGGGTGATGAAGGGCTTTTACCCTCGCCCGCGCGTCTTCGCAGGTGGTCAGAAGCCAGGCGTGGGCAAGGGGCAGCGTGCCGGCGTGGAGGAACGCATCCGCACGGCGTCGCTCGGGCGGGCGCAGATAGCCAGGGCACGGACAAGGGAGGAGAAGCGAGAGAATTCCGAAGACAAGGATGGGCAATACAGCATGTCAGTGAACCTTCTTATATTTATTCGAAGCCCTGAGGGGGTATTCCTCAGGCTTATTTCAAGGTAGAGCCGGACCAGCTCGGTCGACCGACGGGGCTCAGCGGCTGCAGCAGCGGCGCTTCAGGAGCGACTCCGCGCTATAGGCGCCTTGCCCTGCAGCGCTTCCTCGATGCGCAGCAGCTGGTTGTACTGGCCAACCCGGTCCGATTTCCCTTCTTGATCGCAGCCAGTCTGCGGAACAGCGCCTGGGCGCCCGGGGGAATGCTGTTGCCATGTCCTGGCATGAAAGCCTCGGGTGGATAAAACCTTAAACCAGCCATCAACATGTTTCAATATGTGAGATAAAATCCCATATATTGGGATATGGCATTCGGTTTTGCCCAGCGCCTCGACTATCCATTGACGTGTCTTTCAGATTTCCCAAAATATGGGATACACTCTCACATATTGAAATGATCAAAAATCCGGTTTAGTGTTTTCCCCATCAGGAGGCTTTCCATGCCCGAACACGACAACAGCATTCCCCCGGGCGCCCAGGCGCTGTTCCGCGGCCTGGCCGTGATCGACGCGGTGGCCCAGGGCGACACCAGTCTGCCGGCGATCGGCGCGCGGATCGGCTGCACCCGCAGCACCACGCACCGTCTGGCCGCGGCGCTGGTGCAGGCCGGCTATCTGCGCAGCACCCCGAACGGCTACCTGCTCGGCGCGCGGCTGATCGAGCTGGGCTTCAAGGCCCGCGAGCAGCTGCCCCTGGTCAAGCTCGCCCAGCCCCATCTGGAGCGTCTGTCGCAGCTGACTCAGGACACCATCCACCTCGGCGTGCGCGAGGGCGGCGACGTGCTCT from Azotobacter salinestris carries:
- a CDS encoding helix-turn-helix transcriptional regulator encodes the protein MKVISLPRGRHQLHTMPTNAGYDRVQDCTYCWDGRRRGNTPFAIVQHTLAGEGNLRFEGRHHRLRAGDTMLVLVPHDHCYWLETGGSWEFFWIAMYGKEALRLQRALLDERGPVLRLSDKTIECLAENVDALIRSPELTAGRASALAYESLMALHDDLLVQDVALDATRTGVIASIQNHIHACLRCKPDTLSPQTEDDELDVASLAQLAGLSRSHFSRLFTRTVGMSPAQYVLNERMKRAAHLLEATDLSVKAIALSVGIHDPNYFSKLFRHAFSLSPSEFRLSGLYVNSRGRL
- a CDS encoding maltoporin, which produces MKRITVKKALFPLCAFFVLPLTAQAVNFSGYYRLGIGGNSKGGTQSCFQLPGAPTKYRLGNECEQWSELAWDHDIALADGSTLSGMVMGGFYNPIGHKPKFKDSNEHGGGFSRIQQMFVEWKNAAVLNGGNFWVGRRYYKRNDIHMTDLYYWNQSATGFGFDEVPIGDLRYSYVFSRKDNQNQDPYVTRHDFNVDGFKTNPGGEVQLGVSYLQEAGGSDKHSGWSVAVQHKQEGFLGGNYNTFALQYGEGPGTGLGYTGDSNLDKENKSWRLVEYFDWQTTERFGGQFQVVYQKDVRPDGDNSRWLSFGVRPVYAFTETFKLSAEIGHDQIKATDGTRKLTKFSIAPTWSPGGPGFWARPELRVYYTYATWNEAAQRAATEMNPDSALSETGAFGTDRHGSNFGVQVEYWWK